A window of Natronococcus sp. CG52 genomic DNA:
CGGGGTATACGACGGGTATCTCCGGAACGAACAGGTCCAGCAGGGCCGTGAGGCCCACGAGTACGCGACCGGTGCGGGACAGACGGTCGCCGTTATCGACACCGGTGTCGACGACACGCACCCCGATATCGATGTCGATATCGAACGCAGCACGACGATCATCGACGGTCAACCGGACGAGCACATCGGCGATTCCGGATATCACGGGACGCACGTACATGCAATTGCCACGGGATGCCGACGTTGGGGCGTACCGCCGACTGTTCGAACCAGTTGCTAACAGCGTAGCGCGCGACGGAACGGTACTGGTTGGATCGGGTGGCAACGACGAAACCGATCTCAATGGCGGCTGGCTGCGTCTCTGGAACGGTCTCGACGGCGTAATGGGCGTAAGTGCTCTGACGCACGGGGCGAACTGTCCTACTACTCCAACTACGGTACCAGCGACATCGATGTTGGTGCGCCTGGCGGCGACTACGAAACACAGGAGAAGACGTTCACCGAGGACTTCGACGAAGTCGCACGTCCCTGGCCGCTCAACGCGATTTTCTCGACCGTTCCCGGGGAAGATTCTCTCTCCGACCCCTACGTGAATACGACGATCGATGGGGACGCGTACGGGTGGCTGATGGGTACCTCGATGGCGGCCCCGCAGGTAGCGGGTCTCGCTGCACTCGTCCGGGAACTCGAGCCGGATTTCAGCGCCCGGTACGTTGAGAACGCGATTAAACGGGGGGCGGAGGGGGGAGATGGACAGAGCGACGACGAACTCGGCGCGGGGCGCACGAACGCGCTGGATGTTGTCGAATCCCTCGATTAGCTCCTTCTCGAGGAACCTACTAATTGCTCGCCGCCGCTGCCGGTCGTCGTTTCGTCACCGACGTCGCGACTTCGAGCGTCGACACGAACCGGCTTCTCACTCGGTACTTGTAACCCCAGTAAGTTCGCTTTGATTTCTCCCTGCCTCGAGTGACTGCGCTACGCGCCGAAGCTACCTATCGGACAGTTCGTCTACTATCTGGGTTACTCAGAGTGGAACGTCTCGGTGAGGTGTGTTCGTAACCTACAATAGGTGCAATAGTTACCTCGCCTAATCCGTCTACCCTATCTATCCAATATATTATCCCTATTGCACCTATTATCCCTATTGCACCTTTCGGAGCTATACCAGCTACTGTAGCTGCCTGCGGTAGAATTATATGCCTCTCGTTGGATGTGTGTACTGTCCGCTGAAACAGACGTTCGTGGTACAATAGGTACCTATCGAAATTTGAAGCGGGTGGAGTCACACAACATGACAACAACAGACGAGCCCCGCGCCGTGAGCGTGGTCATCCTGAAAGGTGGTGTCGGCAAGTCAACGACCTCGATGAATCTCGCGCGCCAGCTCGCCGAGCGTGGTCCGACGCTGTTCGCGGACCTGGATCCGAACGGTCACGCGACGAACGGCCTCGGATTCACGGACGCATACCGGAGTGAGACGAATCTCGGTGACGTCATCCTCGACGGAAACGCGACACCGAAGGACATCATTCGGCAGACCGAGTACGGCTTCGATCTGCTGCCGTCGTCGAACACGCTCGAGGACGTCGAAAAGGACCTCGCCGGCGCGATGCAGGGATCGGCCCGCGTCAAGTCCAACATCGTCGACCCGCTGCTCGGCTCCGCGTACGAGTACATGGTCTTCGACTGCCCGGCCTATCCAGGGATGCTCAACAACAACGCCCTGGTCGCGACGGGCAACGTGATGATCCCGATCGAACCCGGGTCGAGCGCGATCGGTGGGTACAAGCGAACGATGGAGCGGTTGATCGAACCGGCCCGTGAGTACATCGACGTCGACGTCCTCGCCATCGTACCCAACAAACTCGAGGATCGAATCGATCAACGGACCGAAGATCGGGAACTGCTCGAGAACCTGAACACGGCGAGTTACGAGGTGAACCCCGGCCAACCGCTTCCCGAGGTCGTACCGGCGTTCGCTCGCATTACGGCCGAGGAGTTCGAGCAGATCGACGAGGGTGAAATCAGACCGCCGAAGCCCGGCATTCGGCACCGTGCAGCGCTCTCTCGGTCGCTCAGCGCAGAACAGCCACTCCAGGACTACGATCCGGAGTGCGATCAGATCGAGTACTACGAGGAACTCGCGGCGATCGTCGCGAACGGAGGAGTCGAACGATGAGCAATCCGTTCGACGACCTGAAAGCCGAGAGCGGCGAGGACGGAGAGGGTGAGGTAGACGGAGAGGATAGAACGGTCGGGGTCGAGGCCGAGACCGACGAAGCGGAGCCCAGTTCCAGTTCGGATGCGCTCGAACCCGACGTAACGCAGGAAGCGCCGACCTCGAGCCCGGATTCGAAGTCGAAATCGGGGGCCGCTGTCGAACAGGAGTCGCGCGAGTCGACGCCGCCGGCGGATTCTGGTCCGGCCTTCGAGTACTCGACGGTGCGTCAGCGCCCGCTGTACGCCCGTTCCGAAACGTGGGACGATTTCGAAAAAACGCTTCGAACGTCGATCACTCCGACGCTGGCCGAAGAGGATGTCGTCGACGAGGAAACCCGCGAGATACACGACGCAGTGCTTCGACTCGCAGCCTCCGAACCGGAACGAGTTGCGGAACTGGTGCTCGAGGCTCGCCGTCAGCCGGAG
This region includes:
- a CDS encoding S8 family serine peptidase; protein product: MSYYSNYGTSDIDVGAPGGDYETQEKTFTEDFDEVARPWPLNAIFSTVPGEDSLSDPYVNTTIDGDAYGWLMGTSMAAPQVAGLAALVRELEPDFSARYVENAIKRGAEGGDGQSDDELGAGRTNALDVVESLD
- a CDS encoding S8 family serine peptidase; this translates as METVSWYYSDGQTHYIAETDGGASSEIESAGFEILSPVVDGTVVLVKGPEGAADELSNVRGVSTVVSDFVVELEGPNVSSKAVDTEIDDVVDDGVYDGYLRNEQVQQGREAHEYATGAGQTVAVIDTGVDDTHPDIDVDIERSTTIIDGQPDEHIGDSGYHGTHVHAIATGCRRWGVPPTVRTSC
- a CDS encoding ParA family protein; its protein translation is MTTTDEPRAVSVVILKGGVGKSTTSMNLARQLAERGPTLFADLDPNGHATNGLGFTDAYRSETNLGDVILDGNATPKDIIRQTEYGFDLLPSSNTLEDVEKDLAGAMQGSARVKSNIVDPLLGSAYEYMVFDCPAYPGMLNNNALVATGNVMIPIEPGSSAIGGYKRTMERLIEPAREYIDVDVLAIVPNKLEDRIDQRTEDRELLENLNTASYEVNPGQPLPEVVPAFARITAEEFEQIDEGEIRPPKPGIRHRAALSRSLSAEQPLQDYDPECDQIEYYEELAAIVANGGVER